One window of Delphinus delphis chromosome 12, mDelDel1.2, whole genome shotgun sequence genomic DNA carries:
- the TMEM247 gene encoding LOW QUALITY PROTEIN: transmembrane protein 247 (The sequence of the model RefSeq protein was modified relative to this genomic sequence to represent the inferred CDS: deleted 2 bases in 1 codon) produces the protein MATEDREMMEGRGAGESCPTFPKMVPDDPMSEGKSKASLAQEAESPKPDSSYDYHEEMETCEDRGCPGPPKSLSSKAGPATTKGQEGDGPERAEPPLAPAAAAPGTPGPQRNDEMELEKMRMEFELERLWYLQEENERQRQHEEVMEQLRQQATPRLFSGGLQDLLLPQNQFAMFLYCFIFIHIIYVTKEMVFFLFSKHYLFCIVAMLLCLIKTLWSYFQTFIVAEP, from the exons ATGGCAACAGAGGACAGG GAGATGATGGAAGGCCGGGGGGCAGGAGAAAGCTGCCCAACCTTCCCTAAGATGGTGCCTGATGACCCCATGTCCGAAGGGAAGTCAAAGGCTTCTTTG GCCCAGGAGGCAGAGTCCCCCAAGCCAGACTCGTCCTACGACTACCATGAGGAGATGGAAACTTGTGAGGACAGAGGCTGCCCGGGGCCACCTAAGTCACTCTCCTCCAAGGCCGGCCCCGCCACCACCAAGGGCCAGGAGGGCGATGGACCTGAACGCGCAGAGCCGCCCCTGGCCCCAGCCGCAGCGGCGCCGGGGACCCCAGGGCCCCAGCGAAACGACGAGATGGAGCTGGAGAAGATGCGCATGGAGTTCGAGCTCGAGCGGCTCTGGTACCTGCAGGAGGAGAACGAGCGGCAGCGGCAGCACGAAGAGGTGATGGAGCAGCTGCGGCAGCAGGCGACGCCCCGCCTG TTCTCGGGAGGCCTCCAGGATCTCCTGCTTCCCCAGAACCAATTCGCCATGTTCCTGTACTGCTTCATCTTCATACACATAATCTATGTCACCAAGGAGatggtcttctttctcttctccaagcACTACCTGTTCTGCATCGTGGCCATGTTGCTCTGTTTGATTAAAACTTTATGGTCATACTTCCAA